The following nucleotide sequence is from Acidobacteriota bacterium.
TGATGAAATGCGGAGCGGCGTTCCTGCCTCTCGATCCCGAGTTTCCCGAAGAACGGGCCAAGGCCCTGGTCCGGCAGTCGGGGGCCAAGGCCATGATGGCCCGTCCCCGCCAAGCCGGCATCTTCGATTCCTGCGGCGCCGAGGTCTTGCGCATCCAGCCGGGCCAGATGCCCTCCCCGAGTCCGCCGGCCGGTTCCCGCCGGGTCGAGTCCTCGGCCTTGGCTTACCTGATCTACACGTCGGGTTCCACCGGCAAACCCAAAGGCGTGGCGGTCAGCCAGGAGGCTTTCTACAGTTATGTGCGCTGGGCCCTCGATTACTACCGGTTCGACCCGCGGGGCGTTGCTCTGCTGCACAGTTCAATCGGCTTCGATCTCACTCTGACCTCGCTCTTCTGTCCCTTGCTGTGCGGCATGCAGATCGTGATGGTGCCCGAGGACGAAGGCTTCCGGGGAGTCATCCGCCTGCTCGACGAGGGGAACCAGCCGGTTTCCCTTCTCAAGCTGACGCCTTCTCACTTACGGCTGATGGCTGAAGAGGTCGGGTCCCGCCGACCCCGATGGGACTGCGGAGTGCTCATCCTGGGCGGCGAGCAGTTGACGGCCCAGCAGGTCAAGTTCTGGGAGGAACGCAGCGCTGCCACCCGGATCTACAACGAGTACGGCCCCACCGAGACCACGGTGGGATGCTGCGTGACCCGGGTGTTCTCCGGCGGTGCCGCTCCCGGCGATCCTCTGCCCATCGGACGGGCCATTGAAGGTTTCGCCTTGCGTGTCTTGCAACCTTCTTCCGGCAGCCTGCAAGAGAGGGAAGAAGGCGAGTTGTTCATCGCCGGGCCCGGCTTGGCCCGCGGCTACCTGGACGCGCCGGCGCTGACGGCCGGGAGATTTCTTCCCGACCCGCGGCGGGCCGGACAGCGCATGTACGCCAGCGGAGACTGGGTGCGCCGCCTCGACGAGCGGGGAACGTTGCTCTTCGTGGGCCGAAAGGACCGTCAGAAGAAGATCAGCGGAGTGCGCGTCGAGTTGGGCGAAATCGAGGCCGCGCTGGCCGCCTACCCGGGAGTCAACGAAGCCGCCGTGGCCGGCGTCCGCGAAGCCGGTCAGGAAGAGTCGCTGATCGCCTTCCTGGCCGTCGACGACCCTGAAACCGACGATGCCGAGGTGTCTTCGCTGACCGACTTCCTCAAGGACCGCGTTCACCAGGCGGTGGTTCCGGGCGAGTTCTTCCTGGTCCCGCGGCTGCCCCTGGCGCTGAGCGGAAAGGTCGACTACGAGCGCCTTCTGGGCCAACGCCACAGCTACCAGCGCGTCCGCGACACCTTTCTGCCTCCCCGCAATCCCACCGAGGACTTGCTGGCCTCCCTGTGGCAGGTGGTGCTGGGCGTGGAGGAGATCGGAATCGACGACAGCTTCTTCGCTCTCGACGGCAACTCGATGAAGAGCATCCAGTTCATCTACGAGGCCAAGAAGCACGGGCTGACGCTGACTACCCGCGACCTCTTCGAGCATCAGACCATCCGCCGCCTGGCGGAAGTGGTGGATCAGTCGGGTGCGGCCCGCCAACCCTCGATGAGCGCGAGGCCGGCTCCTTTCTCCCTGCTGGACGCCAAAGACCGCGAGAAGATGCCCGCCGAGGTGGTGGACGCCTATCCCCTGGCCATGCTGCAGGCCGGCACCATCTTCGAGAGCGACCAACGGGTCGGCTCGGGGACCTACCACAACGTCAACAGCTACCACATCGAGTGTCCTCTCGAGGTCGAGACCTTCAAGCGCGCCGTGGCTCTGGTGAGCGGCCGTCATCCCATCCTGCGCACCTGCTACGACTACGTGAACTATTCCAAGCCGCTGCAACTGGTCTACGGCGAAGCCGAAATCCCCCTTGAGGTGGTCGACATCTCCCACCTCTCCGAGCAGGAGCAGGACGACTATGTCGACAACTTCATCGAAAAGGAATCGCGCAACGCCTTCGACTGGACCCGTCCGCCTCTGTTGCGCTTCTTCATCCACGACCGCGGACGCGGACGTATGCAGTTCACCCTCAGCAAGCACCACTCGATTCTCGACGGCTGGAGCGCCGCTACTTTAATCGCCGAGATCGTCAAGAACTACTTCGCCTTGCTCAAGGATCAGACGCCTCCGTTTCGCCTTCCCCTCGAGACCACCTATCGGGAATATGTGGCCCTGGAGCAGCAGGCCATCCATTCCCCCGATTTCGAGGCCTTCTGGAGGGAGCGCCTGACCGACGCGCCTTATCACCCCATCCGTCCATGGGGAGGCGGGAAGCCGGCCCGCGACTGCGCTCATTCTTCCATCACCACCCGCAATGTCCCCATCACTCCCGAACTGAGCGCCCGCCTTAAGGAAGTGGCCCGCCGGGCTCATACGCCGCTTAAGAGCGTGCTGCTGTCGGCCCATCTGCGGATGCTGGCGCAGGTCACCGGATCCACCCGCCTGGTGACCGGAGTCGTCAGCCACGGGCGGCCCGAGACCACCGATGCCGACAAAGCCATCGGACTCTTCATCAACACCATCCCCTTCCACCTGCAGATGGAAGAGTCCTGGAACTGGACGGAGCTGATCGGGAGGGTTTTCGAAGAAGAGCGGACCGTCTTTCCCTACCAGCGCTATCCCATGGTCAAGATCAAGAAGGACCTGGGCTGGGAACGGCCTTTCGATTCCATCTTCTACTACACCAACTTTCACGTCTTCAGGGACTTCCGCACTTCAGAAGAACTCAAGTTCATCGACAGCGCCGGATTCGAAGAGACCGAGATCCCCCTGACGGTGGCCTTCAGCCTTCATCCGCTGACAGCGGAGATCTACCTCGATATACACTTTCACGTCGACCACTTCAGCAGCCAGCAGGTTCAGAACGTCGCCGAGTACGCCCGCATCGCCCTCAACGAGATCGCCGAGCAGCCTCAGTCGCGGGCCCTGGCCTGCCCGCTGGTGACACAGGCTGAGACTACCGCCCTCCAGACCTCCATCAAGCCCTTGGAGGAGCCGCCTCAAACCGTCTTCGATCTCTTCGAGAAACAGGCCCGCCGCCGGCCGGACGCTCTGGCCATAGACTGCCGGGGCGATCAGATCAGCTACGGAGCCCTGCGCCGCCGCAGCAACCTGCTGGCCGCCAGGCTGATGGAAGAAGGCGTGGGTCCGGAGCGCACCGTCGGCATCTGCCTGGAGCGGACTTCGGAGGCCATTGCCGCCATGCTGGCCGTCAACCGGGCCCAGGGCTGCTTCGTGGTGCTGGACGCCCAGTGGCCCGAGACCCGCCTGCGCGAGGTGCTGGAGCAGATCGATCCGGTGGCCGTCATCGGCGACCGCAAGACGGCTTCGCGCTGGGAGAGCTGGCCCTGCCGGATCGTGCCCATGCCCGACCCCGCTTCGACCGCGAAAACCGTCCCCCTCCGCAGGCCGACAGGCGGCGGCGAAC
It contains:
- a CDS encoding amino acid adenylation domain-containing protein, translating into MSTKSSSRVEAAPYAGGAPAGASGLVAEVDDRPVFSSYIDHFESALAQWPERCAVSVGDDAFSYRRLNQLADAYAGRLRQHGCGPETIVAVSMERSIELAAALLAVMKCGAAFLPLDPEFPEERAKALVRQSGAKAMMARPRQAGIFDSCGAEVLRIQPGQMPSPSPPAGSRRVESSALAYLIYTSGSTGKPKGVAVSQEAFYSYVRWALDYYRFDPRGVALLHSSIGFDLTLTSLFCPLLCGMQIVMVPEDEGFRGVIRLLDEGNQPVSLLKLTPSHLRLMAEEVGSRRPRWDCGVLILGGEQLTAQQVKFWEERSAATRIYNEYGPTETTVGCCVTRVFSGGAAPGDPLPIGRAIEGFALRVLQPSSGSLQEREEGELFIAGPGLARGYLDAPALTAGRFLPDPRRAGQRMYASGDWVRRLDERGTLLFVGRKDRQKKISGVRVELGEIEAALAAYPGVNEAAVAGVREAGQEESLIAFLAVDDPETDDAEVSSLTDFLKDRVHQAVVPGEFFLVPRLPLALSGKVDYERLLGQRHSYQRVRDTFLPPRNPTEDLLASLWQVVLGVEEIGIDDSFFALDGNSMKSIQFIYEAKKHGLTLTTRDLFEHQTIRRLAEVVDQSGAARQPSMSARPAPFSLLDAKDREKMPAEVVDAYPLAMLQAGTIFESDQRVGSGTYHNVNSYHIECPLEVETFKRAVALVSGRHPILRTCYDYVNYSKPLQLVYGEAEIPLEVVDISHLSEQEQDDYVDNFIEKESRNAFDWTRPPLLRFFIHDRGRGRMQFTLSKHHSILDGWSAATLIAEIVKNYFALLKDQTPPFRLPLETTYREYVALEQQAIHSPDFEAFWRERLTDAPYHPIRPWGGGKPARDCAHSSITTRNVPITPELSARLKEVARRAHTPLKSVLLSAHLRMLAQVTGSTRLVTGVVSHGRPETTDADKAIGLFINTIPFHLQMEESWNWTELIGRVFEEERTVFPYQRYPMVKIKKDLGWERPFDSIFYYTNFHVFRDFRTSEELKFIDSAGFEETEIPLTVAFSLHPLTAEIYLDIHFHVDHFSSQQVQNVAEYARIALNEIAEQPQSRALACPLVTQAETTALQTSIKPLEEPPQTVFDLFEKQARRRPDALAIDCRGDQISYGALRRRSNLLAARLMEEGVGPERTVGICLERTSEAIAAMLAVNRAQGCFVVLDAQWPETRLREVLEQIDPVAVIGDRKTASRWESWPCRIVPMPDPASTAKTVPLRRPTGGGELAYIVFTSGSTGRPKGVMISNAALYRSTRTRLEFYPRRYRRFLLLSRLTFDSSFAGIWGTLCGGGTLHVLHDDRHLDVGGAAELIANRQITHFLAIPSLYRVLLPELPSADDCALDTVIVAGEELTADLLQAHRERLPGIPLVNEYGPSEAAVWSNAADVASRRLEENESGVSIGGSLDHVATLVLDRGMRPSAMGAAGELFIAGPALARGYHNAPRLTAERFLPNPHALAQEDSLLYRTGDLVRFYSDGQLQFLGRCDAQLKVRGFRIEPEEIERVFYECFPVREAMAGVREEKPGQKRIALYYVVPDQASELRRNPPSIGEVKAKLGQTLPAYTLPDDVFQVEALPRLANNKLDRSRLPSVEESRQAASQQGLRPPSSELERTLAGLWSEALSLAQVNVNQSFFEIGGDSLLANQVVLRTEKVFGVKLPLKQFYQQPTIADHALMLKRSGEEKGIDFERVASIWNRIE